One window from the genome of Cryptomeria japonica chromosome 6, Sugi_1.0, whole genome shotgun sequence encodes:
- the LOC131046631 gene encoding replication protein A 70 kDa DNA-binding subunit A-like encodes MDTNLKATEDINNVIDSMLQESDKLKSKLKKIIAHYEHKSPKQTTISLSTSCSVVTTIHSIEVAPLPIPSIEQLLDPTVIFTLGDKEFKCSDNDLGWVAWVDPMLLYICTMASSAATSESIDHSTIDNLAKNQEYVPTPFAIQSINAGDDLPSALLQVLSFQKMQNNTDDTDKHKLVLSDGKYMQLAILPSKYATLIDSDILKIGTIIQLSSYTYRYIWNTRTIVILSLEVKQSVCPFFGKPEYLFKEQQPEIMFEDRPSTSKQSLQFATELPSPQTTTSENICPIKTLNPYQNKWTIKGKVTHKRPIEAYSTTTKNGHVFSFDIVDCDGSEIRITCFDGIAKLHYKRVDIGSHYIISKGSVKEANVRKDGSKTQKRVVKINDLFGSTVDINLWGPIAEQKGLELKNMLTNDSLVILALCNARVGYFNGKLVNITATTTLHINPSFPEAELLTSRGRNPLLTVPFVAETIHIDDKYTRMTISSIRERMSIKPETIQTTLLAILRYVNVNDQNFYYTACPLIVNGRPCKKKCTQQADDSWFCSRCQMSMQDCNYSYLLPLKLQDATGTLWATAFDEGGNHLLHKTVRQLYALQNDATTKETPSSVIKIILSHYYLFTVLVCTETYNSESKMKVTVNKVSPVDFKAECHALLAEISRLSTDT; translated from the exons ATGGATACAAATTTGAAAGCAACAGAGGACATCAACAATGTAATTGATAGCATGTTGCAAGAAAGCGACAAGCTAAAGAGTAAACTCAAAAAGATCATTGCCCACTATGAACATAAATCACCAAAGCAAACAACAATCAGCCTGTCTACATCTTGTAGTGTTGTAACAACCATACATAGTATTGAAGTAGCACCTTTGCCAATACCAAGTATTGAACAATTACTTGATCCAAcggttattttcacattgggagacaAAGAATTTAAATGCAGTGATAATGACCTCGGATGGGTTGCTTGGGTTGATCctatgttgtt gtatatatgcacaatgGCATCTTCAGCAGCTACCTCTGAATCCATAGACCATTCCACTATTGATAATCTG gcaAAAAACCAAGAGTATGTCCCTACCCCTTTTGCAATCCAATCTATCAATGCTGGGGATGACCTTCCTTCAGCATTGCTACAAGTTTTGTCATTTCAGAAAATGCAGAACAACACAGATGATACTGACAAACATAAATTAGTGTTATCTGATGGTAAATACATGCAGTTGGCAATCTTGCCTTCTAAATATGCTACTTTGATAGATTCAGATATTCTAAAAATAGGCACAATAATCCAATTATCGAGCTATACATATCgatacatatggaacacaag GACTATTGTAATACTTAGTCTGGAAGTGAAACAAAGTGTTTGCCCGTTCTTTGGAAAACCAGAATATCtattcaaagaacaacaaccagaaaTTATGTTTGAGGACAGACCATCAACATCTAAACAGTCGCTTCAGTTTGCAACTGAATTGCCATCCCCACAAACAACAACTTCTGAAAATATATGTCCTATAAAAactttgaatccataccaaaataaatggacaatcaaAGGGAAAGTTACTCATAAACGACCTATTGAGGCATATAGCACAACCACCAAAAATGGCCATGTCtttagctttgacattgttgaTTGTGATGGTTCTGAAATTAGAATTACATGTTTTGATGGGATAGCTAAGTTACACTATAAACGTGTGGACATAGGTtcacattatattatttcaaaagGATCTGTTAAGGAGGCAAATGTAAG GAAAGATGGCAGTAAAACACAAAAACGTGTTGTGAAAATTAATGATCTATTTGGTTCAACAGTTGACATCAACTTATGGGGCCCAATAGCAGAACAAAAGGGCCTAGAATTGAAAAATATGTTGACCAATGATAGTTTGGTAATCCTTGCTTTATGTAATGCTCGTGTTGGCTATTTCAATGGCAAGCTTGTGAACATAACAGCTACAACAACACTACATATCAACCCAAGTTTCCCAGAAGCAGAGCTTCTAACATCAAGAGGAAGGAACCCTTTGCTTACTGTACCCTTTGTTGCAGAAACTATCCACATAGACGACAAATATACTAGAATGACAATCTCTTCAATCCGTGAGCGGATGAGCATCAAACCAGAAACAATTCAAACAACATTGCTAGCTATTCTACGCTATGTCAACGTCAATGACCAAAATTTCTATTACACAGCTTGCCCACTGATAGTCAATGGAAGGCCTTGCAAGAAAAAATGTACACAACAAGCTGATGATTCTTGGTTCTGCTCTAGATGTCAAATGAGTATGCAAGACTGTAATTATAGTTACCTCTTGCCTCTAAAGTTGCAAGATGCCACAGGTACTCTATGGGCCACTGCTTTTGATGAGGGTGGCAatcacttgctacacaaaactgTAAGACAACTCTATGCACTACAaaatgatgcaacaacaaaagagaCACCTTCCTCAGTGATCAAGATAATACTCTCACATTACTATTTATTCACAGTGCTAGTTTGTACTGAGACATACAATTCAGAATCCAAGATGAAAGTGACGGTCAATAAAGTTTCTCCTGTTGACTTCAAAGCTGAGTGCCATGCACTGCTTGCAGAAATTAGTCGCCTAAGTACAGACACTTAG